A genomic window from Paenibacillus sp. FSL K6-0276 includes:
- the dtd gene encoding D-aminoacyl-tRNA deacylase, translating into MRVVVQRCKDAKVTVDETVTGEIGKGLMLLVGVTHEDTEKDAKYLADKIAGLRIFEDDAGKMNYSVTDSEGAILSVSQFTLYGDCRKGRRPNFMGAAAPAEAERLYDYFNQELRAGGLQVETGVFGAMMDVSLTNWGPVTLILDSRS; encoded by the coding sequence ATGAGAGTTGTAGTACAGCGTTGTAAGGACGCCAAAGTAACCGTGGATGAGACAGTGACCGGAGAGATTGGGAAAGGCTTGATGCTGCTTGTTGGCGTTACGCATGAAGATACAGAGAAGGATGCCAAATATTTGGCGGATAAAATAGCTGGATTGCGTATTTTTGAAGATGATGCTGGTAAAATGAACTATAGTGTCACAGATTCTGAGGGAGCTATTCTTTCGGTGTCACAGTTTACTTTATATGGGGATTGCCGTAAGGGAAGACGGCCGAATTTCATGGGAGCAGCAGCTCCTGCGGAGGCCGAGCGACTTTATGATTATTTTAACCAAGAGCTTAGAGCGGGAGGCCTTCAGGTGGAGACGGGCGTATTTGGAGCGATGATGGATGTGTCGCTGACCAATTGGGGTCCAGTCACTCTCATTCTGGATAGCCGTAGTTAA
- the secD gene encoding protein translocase subunit SecD yields the protein MKRLMGFIITVLVLTGVMVFTTPGLLDKVRLGLDLKGGFEILYHAEPMEAGAELSRASLLKTAESLEKRANALGTSEPEVTTEGTDRIRLKIAGVTDEAEVRKKMKEPAVLTFRSAAEGDPEGTYSKIELVGSDFVEGAAEVGRDNLSQPIISIKIKDKDKFAEITKRLLGKNLAIYLDENKLSDPTVQAVLTDGSASISGSYTIKEARELADTINLGALPLKLTEKYSQSVGATLGKQSLDQTIKAGLLGSLIILIFMIGMYRLPGLLASFALILHTWLLIVVFVFADFTLTLPGIAAFILGIGMAVDANIITNERIREEMRSGKSVLSSVKAGNKSSFRTVMDSNITTVIVAGVMFAFGTGAVKGFALVLIVEIVLSIATNLYFSHWLLSQLVKAGKLNKPKSFGVKESDIRAL from the coding sequence CCTGGACTGCTGGACAAGGTTAGACTTGGTCTTGACCTGAAAGGCGGATTTGAGATTTTGTACCATGCAGAGCCTATGGAAGCGGGAGCAGAGTTGTCCCGAGCTTCACTGTTGAAAACAGCAGAAAGTTTGGAAAAACGGGCCAATGCGCTCGGAACCAGTGAACCAGAGGTTACAACTGAAGGTACTGACCGTATTCGTTTGAAAATTGCGGGCGTTACTGATGAAGCCGAGGTTCGCAAGAAGATGAAGGAGCCTGCAGTTCTGACTTTCCGTAGTGCTGCTGAAGGTGATCCTGAAGGTACTTACAGCAAGATCGAACTGGTAGGTAGTGATTTTGTTGAAGGTGCGGCAGAGGTTGGACGGGATAACCTGAGTCAGCCGATCATCAGCATCAAAATAAAGGACAAGGATAAATTTGCAGAGATTACTAAGCGTCTCTTAGGAAAGAATCTCGCAATTTATTTGGATGAGAACAAACTATCTGACCCAACGGTACAAGCAGTACTTACCGACGGCAGTGCGTCTATTTCCGGTAGTTATACAATTAAGGAAGCACGCGAGCTGGCAGACACCATTAATCTGGGTGCGTTGCCACTGAAACTTACTGAGAAATACTCCCAAAGTGTGGGTGCAACGCTTGGTAAACAATCGCTTGATCAAACAATCAAAGCAGGACTTCTGGGTTCTTTGATTATCCTTATCTTCATGATCGGTATGTATCGCTTGCCAGGTCTCTTGGCTAGTTTTGCACTGATCTTGCATACATGGCTGCTAATTGTGGTCTTTGTCTTTGCAGACTTCACATTGACGTTGCCTGGTATAGCCGCATTTATTCTGGGTATAGGGATGGCGGTCGATGCCAATATCATTACAAATGAACGGATAAGGGAAGAAATGCGCAGTGGTAAAAGTGTACTTTCCTCCGTTAAAGCAGGTAATAAATCCTCTTTCCGGACAGTAATGGACTCCAATATCACAACTGTTATTGTGGCAGGTGTCATGTTCGCCTTTGGTACAGGTGCAGTCAAAGGCTTCGCATTGGTGCTGATCGTGGAAATCGTACTGAGTATCGCCACGAATCTTTATTTCTCCCACTGGTTGCTTAGCCAGCTTGTTAAAGCCGGTAAGCTGAACAAACCGAAGAGTTTCGGTGTTAAGGAGAGTGATATTCGTGCGCTTTAA
- a CDS encoding adenine phosphoribosyltransferase, translating into MDFKDSIRVIPDFPKEGISFKDITTLLKDGDAYRQAIDALKSLVSHLEIDVIAGPEARGFVVGAPLAYALGVGFVPIRKSGKLPYETIEVGYDLEYGKDTLAVHTDAIKPGQNVLIADDLLATGGTIATSVNLVEQLGGKVVGAAFLIELVELAGRNKLSGIEVITLVNYED; encoded by the coding sequence ATGGATTTTAAAGATAGTATTCGCGTGATTCCTGATTTCCCAAAAGAGGGTATTAGTTTTAAAGATATCACCACTTTGCTCAAAGACGGTGATGCTTATCGCCAGGCGATTGATGCACTGAAATCTCTCGTATCGCACTTAGAAATTGACGTAATTGCTGGACCGGAAGCACGTGGTTTTGTAGTTGGCGCACCTCTTGCTTATGCTTTGGGAGTAGGTTTTGTACCGATTCGTAAGAGCGGAAAACTGCCATATGAGACGATCGAGGTTGGGTATGATCTTGAATATGGTAAGGACACACTTGCTGTTCACACGGATGCCATTAAGCCTGGACAAAATGTATTGATTGCTGATGATTTGTTAGCAACAGGAGGCACTATAGCTACTTCGGTTAACCTTGTGGAACAGCTTGGCGGTAAAGTCGTAGGCGCAGCTTTTCTGATTGAATTGGTTGAGCTTGCTGGACGTAATAAGCTATCCGGAATTGAAGTTATTACTCTGGTTAACTACGAAGATTAA
- a CDS encoding cation diffusion facilitator family transporter, with amino-acid sequence MNKERSPQSKTVAWTGIISDVTLAVAKGSFGYISGSKALMGDALYSGADAAAKLADILPWRSEQGRKSKHRMEDRRGNKEPLLAILFSVLILMGGLQIAFSAIRDLTEGQSSTHGELALVTVLLSIVFKEAVFQYQYRYFKKIGDGSHAAYANSHRFSLYTSITVLVGISLSMGGTYWHPLLYMDPIAALLTGCLILRKGYILIVSTVSGKNAQELPSEEAANFIETVQRVHGVIRVEHLKALEQGNFVNLQIKISVNPRITVMEAQDISECARKLLQHRFVHVGEVHMDVVPYDPGYPYKSNYELVDNDIPTLLQ; translated from the coding sequence ATGAATAAAGAACGATCACCGCAAAGCAAGACGGTTGCTTGGACAGGGATCATCAGCGATGTTACTTTGGCAGTAGCTAAGGGGAGTTTTGGCTATATTTCAGGTAGCAAGGCATTAATGGGCGATGCTTTATATTCCGGAGCAGATGCTGCGGCCAAACTGGCGGATATTCTTCCGTGGCGCTCTGAACAGGGCAGAAAGAGCAAGCACCGGATGGAAGACCGGCGGGGCAATAAGGAACCGCTTCTAGCAATACTTTTTTCGGTATTGATTCTTATGGGGGGGCTGCAGATCGCCTTCTCTGCAATCCGAGACTTAACTGAGGGACAGTCATCAACTCACGGAGAACTCGCACTTGTAACTGTCTTACTATCTATTGTATTTAAAGAAGCTGTATTTCAATATCAATATCGGTACTTTAAAAAAATAGGTGATGGCAGTCATGCTGCTTATGCCAATAGTCATCGTTTCAGTTTGTATACTTCTATCACAGTATTAGTTGGGATATCGTTATCAATGGGTGGTACCTATTGGCATCCTCTACTCTATATGGACCCTATTGCCGCACTTTTAACAGGATGCTTAATTCTTCGTAAAGGCTATATACTCATTGTTAGTACTGTCAGTGGTAAGAATGCGCAGGAGCTTCCTTCTGAAGAGGCAGCTAATTTTATTGAAACCGTACAACGTGTTCACGGAGTTATTCGTGTAGAACATTTGAAGGCGCTTGAGCAAGGCAATTTTGTGAATCTGCAAATTAAGATCAGTGTAAATCCGCGTATTACGGTGATGGAAGCACAGGATATTTCGGAATGCGCAAGAAAGCTGCTACAGCACCGGTTTGTTCATGTTGGTGAGGTGCATATGGACGTAGTTCCTTATGATCCCGGTTATCCATACAAAAGTAATTATGAATTGGTGGATAATGATATTCCAACGTTGCTTCAGTAG
- the uraA gene encoding uracil permease gives MQREIQVNEKLPWGPGFLLSLQHLFAMFGSTVLVPNLFGVDPGMILLMNGVGTLLYIWICRGKIPAYLGSSFAFIAPVLSVLADHKDDHMKGYSLALGAFIITGIIFVLVALIIRYAGTKWIDVVFPPAVMGAIVATIGLELVPVAARMAGLIAPEGVAVADWTPDGKAITLSMVTLGVTVIGAVLFRGFPKIIHILIGIVTGYGLAYIMKMVDTAAISNAKFLAHPTIVTPSFDWNVILTIIPVSLVVIVEHIGHLLVTSNIVGRDLAKDPGLDRSLMGNGISTIISGFIGSTPNTTYGENIGVMALTKVYSVYVIGGAAVIAILLSFSGTFSSVIANIPTPVMGGVSLLLFGVIAASGLRIFVEQKVDFSKATNMIMATLVLVVGISGTTLTMGNIKLSGMALATIVGIVLALFFKLIEVLGLSNEDGESDKAAH, from the coding sequence TTGCAACGCGAAATTCAAGTTAATGAAAAACTTCCATGGGGCCCGGGTTTTCTATTAAGCCTTCAGCATTTGTTTGCCATGTTTGGCAGTACAGTACTAGTACCTAACTTATTCGGGGTCGACCCTGGCATGATCTTGCTGATGAATGGTGTCGGCACGCTACTGTACATCTGGATTTGCCGTGGTAAAATCCCTGCGTACCTTGGCTCCAGCTTTGCATTCATCGCACCAGTTTTGTCAGTGCTTGCCGATCATAAAGATGATCATATGAAGGGATACTCGCTTGCTTTAGGTGCTTTTATCATCACGGGTATTATCTTTGTGCTCGTAGCATTGATCATCCGTTATGCAGGAACAAAATGGATTGATGTTGTCTTCCCTCCAGCAGTAATGGGTGCTATCGTTGCAACGATCGGACTTGAACTTGTGCCTGTTGCCGCGCGGATGGCAGGACTTATTGCTCCTGAAGGTGTTGCAGTTGCAGACTGGACTCCAGACGGCAAAGCGATCACGCTTTCTATGGTGACACTGGGTGTAACCGTAATTGGAGCTGTACTCTTCCGCGGTTTCCCAAAAATCATTCACATCCTCATCGGTATCGTCACTGGTTATGGTTTAGCTTATATTATGAAAATGGTGGATACCGCGGCTATATCCAATGCGAAATTTTTAGCACACCCTACCATTGTTACTCCTTCTTTTGATTGGAATGTAATCCTGACTATCATCCCAGTATCGCTAGTAGTAATCGTTGAACATATTGGACACTTACTTGTAACTAGCAATATTGTCGGCAGGGATCTGGCAAAAGATCCTGGGCTTGATCGCTCCCTGATGGGTAACGGGATATCTACAATTATCTCCGGTTTTATCGGTTCTACTCCAAATACTACCTACGGTGAGAATATCGGGGTTATGGCGTTAACTAAAGTTTATTCTGTATATGTGATCGGTGGCGCAGCAGTGATTGCAATTTTGCTTTCGTTCTCCGGTACCTTCTCCTCCGTTATCGCTAACATCCCTACACCTGTAATGGGTGGTGTATCACTGCTGTTGTTCGGTGTAATTGCCGCATCCGGCCTACGTATCTTCGTTGAGCAAAAAGTTGATTTTTCCAAGGCTACTAACATGATCATGGCTACCTTAGTGCTCGTTGTCGGAATTAGTGGTACAACCCTCACTATGGGCAACATTAAGCTAAGCGGTATGGCACTAGCTACGATTGTTGGTATCGTTCTAGCCTTGTTCTTCAAACTCATTGAAGTTCTTGGGCTGTCCAATGAAGATGGAGAAAGCGATAAAGCAGCTCACTAA
- the secF gene encoding protein translocase subunit SecF has translation MRFKKELDFVHLSKFFYIFSVALTVAGLIFLATFGLNYSVDFKAGSNVDISLSKNLTLEEVNSAVEKTGISSEPSITLGSERVNIRYDQVLDDQQDGALKAEILKLDDKASFEINTVDTEMSKELARNAIYSVLISCLGIIIYVSIRFEWRFALAAIVSLIHDAFMVVAIFSIFRLEVDLTFIIAVLTIIGYSINDTIVIFDRIRENLRFGKQKTYEDLKELVNKSVAQTLMRSLYTAFTVFIAAFFLLILGGESIKMFSLAMVIGLLFGAYSSIFIASPLWLLLKKREKTKVKSSSAKG, from the coding sequence GTGCGCTTTAAGAAAGAGCTTGATTTCGTACATTTAAGTAAATTTTTCTATATTTTTTCCGTCGCCCTTACAGTAGCAGGTTTGATTTTCCTAGCAACATTTGGATTGAATTACAGCGTTGATTTCAAAGCGGGATCTAATGTTGATATCTCTCTGTCTAAGAATTTGACATTGGAAGAGGTTAATTCAGCAGTTGAAAAAACTGGGATTTCAAGTGAGCCAAGCATTACGTTAGGAAGTGAACGGGTCAACATCCGTTATGATCAAGTGCTTGATGATCAACAAGATGGAGCTCTAAAAGCTGAGATCTTGAAGTTGGACGATAAGGCATCGTTCGAGATTAACACCGTGGATACTGAAATGTCTAAAGAACTTGCACGTAATGCGATCTATTCGGTTCTCATTTCTTGTCTAGGGATTATCATTTATGTAAGTATTCGTTTTGAATGGCGGTTTGCATTGGCAGCTATTGTTTCACTGATCCATGATGCCTTTATGGTCGTTGCGATCTTCTCCATCTTCCGTTTGGAAGTGGATTTGACGTTTATTATAGCGGTACTTACGATTATCGGTTATTCCATCAATGATACGATCGTTATCTTTGACCGTATCCGTGAGAATTTACGTTTCGGTAAACAGAAAACTTATGAAGATTTGAAAGAACTTGTGAATAAGAGTGTGGCTCAAACACTTATGCGTTCTCTCTACACAGCATTTACCGTGTTTATTGCGGCGTTCTTCCTATTAATTCTTGGAGGCGAGTCCATCAAGATGTTCTCGCTTGCAATGGTTATCGGATTGCTATTTGGAGCTTACTCCTCTATCTTTATTGCAAGTCCGCTCTGGCTACTGCTTAAGAAGCGTGAGAAGACTAAGGTAAAGAGCAGTTCGGCTAAAGGTTAA
- a CDS encoding bifunctional (p)ppGpp synthetase/guanosine-3',5'-bis(diphosphate) 3'-pyrophosphohydrolase: MGIERLIDKAGAYIKDKDLLRIREAYEFADQAHHGQIRKSGEPYILHPLAVADIVVNMQMDVISIVAALLHDVVEDTTVSLEQIRAKFGDTCAMLVDGLTKLERIRFRSKEEQQNENYRKMFIAMAQDIRVIVIKLADRLHNMRTLKYQSEESQRRISYETLEIFCPVADRLGISAIKWEMEDIALRYLNPQQYYRIANLVHKKRAEREQFIDSVIGRIRAKLDEMGIEGDLSGRPKHIYSVYNKMSTKNKQFNEIYDLLAIRIIVDNIKDCYATLGIIHTLWKPMPGRFKDYIAMPKANMYQSLHTTVVGPGGEPTEVQIRTWEMHRTAEFGIAAHWAYKEGTSNNVNPENRMPFFREILELQHEAKDAEEFVKSLKMDFFSDLVFVFTPKGEVIELPAGSVPLDFAFRIHTEVGNRTIGSKVNGRIVPLDHKLKTGDIVEILTSKHSYGPSRDWLKIAQSSHARSKIKQWFKKEKREENVEKGREAIERELKRLNVEVSEWISDEKLLEAAKKFAFNDVEDMLSAVGFGGITASQIASRLTEKLRKEQEEAANHLELTSEMKEIKSAGEKRNQPTNGVSVKGIENLLVRFARCCNPVPGDDIVGYVTRGRGVSVHRQDCPNIPGEGDGEEAARVIEVEWEGTMEANYSVDIEITGHDRNGLLNEVLQAVSESKTNISAVTGRSDKNKMAMIHMTILIRNTEHLQSVVDKVKRVKDVYTVNRIMQ, encoded by the coding sequence ATGGGCATAGAGCGATTAATTGATAAGGCTGGCGCCTATATAAAAGATAAAGATCTTCTCCGCATCCGGGAAGCTTATGAATTTGCCGATCAGGCTCATCACGGGCAGATCCGCAAGTCGGGGGAGCCATACATTCTGCATCCGCTGGCGGTGGCAGATATTGTCGTCAATATGCAAATGGATGTTATATCTATTGTTGCGGCGCTTTTGCATGATGTTGTGGAAGATACGACGGTCTCATTGGAACAAATCCGCGCGAAATTTGGCGATACCTGCGCGATGCTTGTCGACGGCTTAACCAAGCTGGAACGCATCCGTTTTCGCTCAAAGGAAGAGCAGCAGAATGAGAATTACCGTAAGATGTTTATTGCAATGGCTCAGGATATTCGGGTCATTGTTATTAAACTAGCGGATCGCCTGCATAATATGCGAACACTAAAGTACCAATCTGAAGAAAGCCAGCGTCGTATTTCCTATGAGACGTTGGAGATTTTCTGTCCTGTCGCCGACCGGTTGGGGATTTCCGCGATCAAATGGGAGATGGAGGATATTGCGCTTCGTTACTTGAATCCGCAGCAGTATTATCGCATTGCTAATCTGGTACATAAGAAGCGGGCAGAACGTGAGCAATTTATCGACAGTGTAATTGGCCGTATTCGTGCCAAGCTGGATGAAATGGGCATTGAAGGCGACCTTTCGGGTCGTCCGAAGCATATCTACAGTGTCTATAACAAAATGAGTACGAAAAACAAACAGTTTAATGAGATCTATGACCTGCTGGCCATCCGCATCATTGTGGATAATATCAAGGATTGTTATGCAACCCTCGGAATTATTCATACCCTTTGGAAGCCAATGCCAGGCCGATTCAAAGATTATATAGCTATGCCCAAAGCCAATATGTATCAATCTTTGCATACTACAGTGGTAGGTCCTGGCGGAGAGCCAACCGAAGTGCAAATTCGCACTTGGGAAATGCATCGTACAGCTGAATTCGGGATAGCAGCACACTGGGCGTACAAAGAAGGAACCAGCAATAATGTCAATCCGGAGAATCGGATGCCTTTTTTTCGCGAAATATTGGAGCTGCAGCATGAGGCCAAGGATGCCGAAGAGTTCGTAAAATCACTCAAAATGGATTTTTTCTCGGACCTCGTGTTCGTGTTTACGCCTAAAGGTGAAGTTATTGAGCTTCCTGCGGGCTCTGTTCCACTTGATTTCGCTTTCCGTATTCATACGGAAGTGGGTAATCGCACGATTGGTTCTAAGGTGAACGGGCGGATCGTACCGCTGGATCACAAGCTGAAGACGGGCGATATTGTAGAGATTCTGACGTCGAAGCATTCTTACGGACCAAGCCGCGACTGGCTCAAGATTGCCCAATCCTCCCATGCGCGAAGTAAAATTAAGCAATGGTTCAAAAAAGAAAAACGTGAGGAAAATGTCGAAAAAGGTCGCGAAGCGATTGAACGTGAGCTGAAGCGTCTGAATGTCGAGGTTTCCGAGTGGATTTCCGATGAGAAATTATTAGAAGCCGCGAAGAAATTCGCATTTAATGATGTTGAGGATATGTTATCTGCTGTTGGGTTTGGTGGGATTACCGCTTCGCAGATTGCTTCCCGTTTGACGGAGAAGTTGCGCAAGGAGCAGGAAGAAGCCGCTAATCATTTAGAACTCACTTCAGAGATGAAGGAGATCAAGTCTGCCGGCGAGAAACGTAATCAACCTACCAATGGTGTTAGTGTAAAAGGAATTGAAAATTTGCTTGTCCGTTTTGCACGATGTTGTAATCCGGTGCCGGGTGACGACATTGTAGGGTATGTTACACGGGGCCGGGGCGTATCTGTGCATCGTCAGGATTGTCCTAACATTCCAGGTGAAGGGGACGGAGAAGAAGCTGCAAGGGTGATTGAAGTGGAATGGGAAGGTACGATGGAAGCAAACTACAGTGTGGATATTGAGATTACAGGTCATGATCGTAATGGACTACTCAATGAAGTGCTGCAGGCGGTATCCGAGAGTAAAACGAACATTTCTGCGGTCACTGGGCGCTCTGACAAGAATAAGATGGCCATGATTCATATGACCATTCTGATCCGTAACACGGAGCATCTGCAATCCGTTGTAGATAAAGTGAAACGAGTCAAGGATGTATATACAGTGAATCGGATCATGCAATAA
- the recJ gene encoding single-stranded-DNA-specific exonuclease RecJ — MLYSKTRWQSPAADPDIVRDMARSLSISPLLSSLLVTRGMNTPHEALSFMDGGVEAPHDPFLLKGMAEAVPRIRKALKEEEHMLIYGDYDADGVSSTALMIHLLRYLGASFDIYIPHRSNEGYGLHNHALDWALQQGVSLIITVDTGISAYHQIAYANELGIDVIVTDHHEPPELLPEAYTLINPKLPDCPYPFKGLAGVGVAYKLAQAMLGEETPKEWAEIAAIGTVADLMPLLGENREIVRNGLASMRNSRFSGIRALLGVSGVTMSTVSAVNIAFGMAPRINASGRLDHAGRAVALLTTEHADEAEQLSGELDLLNKERQLVVERIVVEATAKLEQMTRGGEIPDIIVLAEQGWNVGVVGIVASKLLERYYRPVIILDIHPETGMCKGSARSIPGLDIYAALSSCSNLMDHFGGHPAAAGMSLHRDGLEAFAAALNEYAAGVLTPEHFVPVTSADAEVSISDLSLQTAIELERLAPFGMSNPLPKFIIRGATVKETRTMGQEGKHLKIVLQQGKSTIEALAFGKGDMAKLLPVGTTINVLAELSINEWNGSRKPQLMLQDLSVPDAQLFDLRGAADAVRQATHIRELLLPYSGVSPYRAAAVFQSGRMSLQSELIGMSFWVYDNVDGISAANKDDLLQESGHVSLLCLLDMPETPEQLDAVLKAFPNADNIALLHSIKDGRERLIIPTRDHFKILYKLLASITSVATPEHEVLLRLSRQSSLSIRMLSKMLDVFEELDFIERSQGSVTFITQPAAKSLTASRHFVRLGQMAEMEQYFMEGSLSELQDWMLSRRLGVS; from the coding sequence TTGCTTTATTCAAAAACAAGATGGCAATCTCCGGCAGCCGATCCCGACATCGTAAGGGATATGGCCCGGAGCCTTTCTATTTCTCCGCTCTTATCCTCACTATTAGTGACTAGAGGAATGAATACGCCACATGAGGCTCTATCATTCATGGATGGCGGTGTGGAAGCTCCGCATGATCCGTTCCTTCTAAAAGGAATGGCCGAAGCGGTTCCTAGAATTAGAAAGGCTTTAAAAGAAGAAGAACATATGCTTATTTACGGTGATTACGATGCCGATGGTGTGTCTAGTACAGCACTAATGATTCATTTGCTGCGTTACTTGGGCGCTTCCTTTGATATTTATATCCCGCACCGTTCTAACGAGGGCTACGGGCTGCATAATCATGCATTGGATTGGGCTCTACAGCAGGGTGTATCCTTGATCATTACTGTGGATACTGGCATTAGCGCCTATCATCAGATTGCCTACGCTAATGAACTGGGAATCGATGTGATCGTAACGGATCACCATGAGCCACCAGAGCTTCTGCCAGAGGCTTATACGCTGATTAATCCCAAGCTACCCGACTGCCCTTACCCGTTTAAAGGATTGGCCGGTGTAGGTGTAGCTTATAAGCTTGCCCAGGCTATGTTGGGGGAGGAGACTCCCAAGGAATGGGCAGAAATAGCTGCAATCGGTACTGTAGCGGATTTAATGCCGCTGCTGGGTGAGAATCGCGAGATTGTTCGAAACGGTTTAGCCAGTATGCGAAATTCTCGATTCTCTGGTATTCGTGCTTTACTCGGTGTCAGCGGGGTGACCATGAGTACTGTGAGTGCGGTTAATATCGCCTTTGGTATGGCACCTCGTATCAATGCCAGTGGTCGTTTGGATCATGCTGGCCGGGCTGTGGCTTTGCTTACAACCGAACACGCTGATGAGGCAGAGCAACTGTCTGGGGAACTTGATCTGCTTAATAAAGAACGCCAATTGGTCGTAGAAAGAATTGTAGTAGAGGCGACTGCAAAACTGGAGCAGATGACGCGCGGCGGAGAGATCCCAGACATCATTGTCCTTGCTGAACAAGGCTGGAATGTGGGTGTGGTAGGTATAGTGGCTTCCAAACTGCTAGAGCGTTACTATCGACCGGTGATCATTCTGGATATTCATCCAGAGACCGGAATGTGCAAGGGCTCTGCCCGCTCCATTCCTGGGCTTGATATATATGCGGCTTTATCCTCTTGTTCTAACTTAATGGATCATTTCGGCGGTCATCCGGCTGCCGCGGGAATGAGTCTGCATCGGGATGGTTTAGAAGCCTTCGCTGCGGCATTAAATGAATACGCCGCAGGTGTGCTGACACCGGAGCATTTCGTTCCTGTTACTTCTGCTGATGCAGAAGTGTCGATCTCTGATTTGTCCCTTCAGACCGCGATTGAACTAGAAAGGCTTGCGCCTTTCGGGATGTCAAATCCATTGCCAAAGTTTATCATTCGCGGGGCTACAGTGAAAGAGACACGTACCATGGGGCAAGAAGGAAAACACTTGAAGATCGTATTGCAGCAGGGTAAGAGCACGATTGAAGCCTTAGCTTTTGGTAAAGGGGATATGGCTAAGCTGCTCCCTGTGGGCACCACGATCAATGTGTTGGCTGAATTGTCGATCAACGAGTGGAATGGCTCGCGGAAACCACAGTTGATGCTACAGGATTTATCTGTACCAGATGCTCAGTTGTTTGATCTTCGTGGTGCTGCTGACGCCGTACGGCAAGCTACGCATATTAGAGAGTTGCTGCTTCCCTATAGCGGTGTCAGTCCATACCGTGCCGCAGCAGTGTTTCAGAGTGGACGTATGTCTCTACAGAGTGAATTGATAGGAATGTCCTTCTGGGTATATGATAACGTTGATGGCATCAGCGCCGCTAATAAGGATGACTTGCTTCAGGAATCAGGACATGTCTCTCTGTTATGTCTATTGGATATGCCGGAGACTCCTGAACAACTTGATGCGGTACTAAAGGCTTTTCCTAATGCTGATAATATTGCGCTATTGCATTCTATAAAGGATGGCCGGGAACGGCTTATTATTCCGACACGGGATCATTTTAAAATACTTTATAAACTGCTGGCTTCGATCACTTCTGTTGCAACGCCTGAGCATGAAGTGCTGCTGCGGCTAAGCCGACAATCCTCGTTAAGTATTCGTATGCTTAGTAAAATGCTGGATGTGTTCGAGGAGCTTGATTTTATCGAAAGAAGTCAGGGAAGTGTGACCTTCATTACGCAGCCCGCAGCTAAGAGCCTTACAGCATCACGTCATTTTGTCAGACTGGGGCAGATGGCGGAAATGGAGCAGTACTTCATGGAGGGTAGCTTGTCTGAGTTACAGGACTGGATGTTATCGCGCCGTTTAGGCGTATCGTAA